A region from the Triticum urartu cultivar G1812 chromosome 1, Tu2.1, whole genome shotgun sequence genome encodes:
- the LOC125554069 gene encoding probable calcium-binding protein CML18, with translation MANGVGSAKAEICAGLGMPMAELEQVFRRYDANGDGKISADELASVLRALGAPPGPGEVQSMMEEMDADRDGFVDLHEFAAFHCGPCKGSAAADAKEQEAATEAELKEAFRMYDADRNGLISARELHRVLRQLGEKCSVADCSRMIRSVDADGDGSVNFEEFKKMMGSGGRS, from the coding sequence ATGGCGAACGGCGTGGGCTCGGCGAAGGCGGAGATCTGCGCCGGGCTGGGCATGCCGATGGCGGAGCTGGAGCAGGTGTTCCGGCGCTACGACGCCAACGGCGACGGCAAGATCTCGGCGGACGAGCTGGCGTCCGTGCTGCGCGCGCTGGGCGCGCCCCCGGGGCCAGGGGAGGTGCAGAGCATGATGGAGGAGATGGACGCCGACAGGGACGGCTTCGTCGACCTCCACGAGTTCGCCGCCTTTCACTGCGGCCCCTGCAAGGGCAGCGCGGCCGCAGACGCCAAGGAGCAGGAGGCCGCCACGGAGGCGGAGCTCAAGGAGGCCTTCCGGATGTACGACGCCGACCGCAACGGGCTCATCTCCGCGCGGGAGCTTCACCGTGTGCTCCGCCAGCTCGGGGAGAAGTGCTCCGTTGCTGACTGCTCGCGCATGATTCGATCCGTCGACGCCGACGGCGACGGCAGCGTCAACTTCGAGGAATTCAAGAAGATGATGGGCAGCGGAGGTAGGAGCTAG